A genomic stretch from Sphingobacterium sp. ML3W includes:
- a CDS encoding glycoside hydrolase family 88 protein, producing the protein MRFRKQIFMILWAVLGTGTLAHGQTVKLKLSKEFVQQQLDAAAKQIKVLDKETPTDKFPKTFENGKEVFSSSSWWCSGFYPGTLFYLYEGTKDPDLLKKAEDKLTYLEKEKNNKGTHDLGFMLFCSFGNALRLTGNTKQYEPVLTTGANSLASRYSSKTKTIRSWDHGSWDYPVIIDNMMNLEFLTQVSKITGDKKYYDIAVTHAETTLKNHFRKDYSSYHVIDYDKNTGKVRSKKTHQGAFDESAWSRGQGWALYGYTMMYRETKKKEFLKQAQQIAKYILDNPDLPSDLIPYWDFDKDKIAASDKMYPNKDLRDVSAAALYASALLELSQYTKGSESALYFDKAETMIKNLSQAPYLAAYGQNGGYILQHSVGALPLNSEIDVPLTYADYYYVEALVRYKRLLDGEPMIKEIAK; encoded by the coding sequence ATGAGATTTAGAAAGCAAATTTTTATGATTTTATGGGCTGTTCTGGGGACAGGTACTTTGGCCCATGGACAAACTGTGAAATTGAAACTGTCGAAAGAGTTTGTACAACAGCAACTTGATGCTGCTGCCAAGCAGATTAAAGTTTTGGATAAGGAAACACCGACGGATAAGTTTCCGAAAACATTTGAAAATGGCAAAGAGGTCTTTTCATCATCAAGCTGGTGGTGCTCGGGCTTCTATCCAGGGACGTTATTTTATTTATATGAGGGAACCAAAGATCCGGATCTACTAAAGAAAGCGGAAGATAAATTAACCTATTTGGAAAAGGAGAAGAATAACAAAGGTACACATGACTTGGGCTTTATGTTGTTCTGTAGTTTTGGAAATGCCCTTCGGTTGACTGGGAACACCAAGCAATATGAACCGGTTTTAACAACAGGGGCAAATTCATTGGCATCACGTTATAGTTCGAAGACAAAAACTATCCGTTCATGGGATCACGGGTCCTGGGATTATCCCGTCATTATAGACAATATGATGAACTTGGAGTTTTTGACACAGGTCTCTAAAATAACAGGAGATAAAAAGTATTATGATATTGCGGTCACACATGCTGAAACAACTTTAAAAAATCATTTTCGGAAAGATTATAGTTCTTACCATGTGATCGACTATGATAAGAATACAGGTAAAGTGCGATCGAAAAAAACACATCAAGGGGCATTTGATGAGTCTGCCTGGTCACGGGGACAGGGGTGGGCTTTATACGGTTATACGATGATGTACCGTGAAACAAAGAAAAAGGAGTTTTTAAAGCAGGCACAGCAGATAGCGAAATACATTCTTGACAATCCAGATCTACCCTCCGATCTAATTCCGTATTGGGATTTTGATAAGGATAAGATCGCTGCATCTGATAAGATGTACCCGAATAAGGATTTAAGAGACGTCTCTGCCGCTGCTTTGTATGCTTCGGCGCTATTAGAGCTTTCGCAATATACCAAGGGTAGCGAATCTGCACTTTACTTCGATAAAGCGGAGACAATGATCAAAAATCTATCTCAAGCACCTTATTTGGCTGCTTATGGTCAAAATGGAGGCTATATTCTTCAACATAGTGTGGGAGCACTTCCTTTAAATTCGGAGATTGATGTACCACTGACATATGCTGACTACTATTATGTAGAAGCATTGGTGCGCTATAAAAGGCTCTTGGATGGTGAACCAATGATAAAAGAAATCGCGAAGTAA
- a CDS encoding glycoside hydrolase family 95-like protein, translated as MMRPTMLLIIIYALILPVIGFGQFKVAPLGNTIYEGVFTGNGLLGTMTYLSSKKSVRIDIGRTDVYDHRANSEDKLFDKGRLSLGYFDLDLGSAIVQSRGDIYLKEAYAVATISTDQGQIKVKTTTLSNDNIILLEVLKQDFKGKYSFNWVADSAISPRMKFSYTQKPKAYLANPAGKNGQQGHIKYYEQALIAGGGYTTAYLLRSTKDMDTYVITVGYNQKSADFTQETLAYLLKFGAREISTGLKEHRQWWTSYFKASTLELPDSTYQGFYDMQLYKLASATRSDKPAMDLQGPWTSPTPWPAYWLNLNMQLAYSPTFKANHLDIANSLIQMIDQNKHNLRLNVPEPYRYNSIAVGRSSAPDLWSPVLLQKGVSLEKASDGDKELGNLVWLLHSYYQYYRATLSRDVYDRLFPLLKDAINYHLHLLEKDQNGKYAIAVKTYSPEYSKGFAYNTNYDLSILKWGLRTLLELDDERGGNDPLHAVWKDVLAHLVEYPQNTDGFMIAKDVPYEESHRHYSHLMMIYPFYDVNWDQKENRALIEKSIAHWQSKKQWLQGYSFSGAASMYAMMGRGDAALASLDILLNKYVKANTLYAESGPVIETPLAAMASIQELCLQYWNGILRVFPAVPSKWRDLSFTHFLADGGNLISAQRKNGNTVAVEVKSQYGGTLKLKLGMLNPIVKIHGKGTYTKQEDGLIRLELNKGTIVAIRESK; from the coding sequence ATGATGAGACCAACCATGCTATTGATAATTATTTATGCGCTAATCCTACCTGTAATCGGATTTGGGCAATTTAAAGTTGCTCCGCTCGGAAACACGATATATGAGGGTGTGTTTACCGGTAATGGCCTATTGGGAACGATGACTTATCTATCCAGTAAAAAATCAGTGCGTATTGACATCGGCCGAACAGATGTATATGATCATCGTGCAAATTCGGAAGACAAGTTGTTCGATAAAGGCCGTCTATCATTGGGGTACTTTGATCTGGATCTGGGAAGCGCAATCGTCCAAAGTAGGGGTGATATCTATCTAAAGGAGGCTTATGCTGTGGCAACTATCTCGACAGATCAGGGACAGATCAAAGTGAAAACGACAACACTTTCCAATGATAATATTATCTTATTAGAGGTGTTGAAACAGGATTTTAAGGGAAAGTACTCGTTCAATTGGGTAGCCGATTCGGCAATCAGTCCACGCATGAAATTTTCCTATACCCAAAAACCAAAGGCTTACCTTGCCAATCCTGCTGGAAAGAATGGACAACAAGGTCACATAAAATACTATGAACAAGCACTGATAGCGGGTGGGGGGTATACGACCGCCTATCTGCTGCGATCAACGAAAGACATGGATACCTATGTTATTACCGTTGGCTATAATCAAAAATCAGCGGATTTTACCCAAGAAACATTAGCGTATCTTCTAAAATTTGGTGCACGGGAAATAAGTACCGGTTTGAAAGAACATCGTCAATGGTGGACGAGCTATTTTAAGGCATCTACACTTGAACTGCCTGATTCAACCTATCAAGGTTTCTACGATATGCAATTGTATAAGCTGGCAAGCGCAACCCGATCGGACAAGCCAGCTATGGATCTGCAGGGACCGTGGACAAGTCCCACTCCCTGGCCAGCTTATTGGCTCAATCTAAATATGCAGCTCGCATATTCACCGACTTTTAAAGCAAATCACCTGGATATCGCCAATTCTTTGATTCAAATGATTGACCAAAATAAGCATAATCTGCGTCTTAATGTTCCGGAACCCTATCGTTACAATAGTATAGCCGTGGGTCGTTCTTCTGCACCGGATTTATGGAGTCCAGTATTATTGCAAAAAGGTGTCTCTCTTGAAAAAGCCTCTGATGGTGATAAAGAACTTGGTAACCTTGTATGGCTACTGCACAGCTACTATCAGTACTATCGGGCAACACTGTCGCGAGATGTATATGATCGTTTATTTCCACTTTTGAAGGACGCAATCAACTACCATTTGCATTTGCTGGAGAAAGATCAAAATGGGAAATATGCTATCGCTGTTAAAACTTATTCACCCGAATATTCAAAAGGATTTGCTTATAATACAAATTACGACCTATCAATCCTAAAGTGGGGTTTAAGGACACTTTTGGAACTGGACGACGAACGTGGAGGCAACGATCCGCTTCATGCTGTATGGAAGGATGTGCTGGCACATTTGGTTGAATATCCACAAAACACTGATGGTTTTATGATTGCCAAAGATGTACCCTATGAAGAATCACATCGACATTATTCTCATCTGATGATGATCTATCCTTTTTATGATGTGAACTGGGATCAAAAGGAGAATAGGGCGCTGATTGAAAAATCTATTGCACATTGGCAGAGTAAAAAACAATGGCTTCAGGGTTATTCCTTTTCAGGGGCAGCTTCGATGTATGCCATGATGGGACGAGGCGATGCGGCTCTAGCCTCGTTGGATATTTTGTTGAACAAATATGTTAAAGCGAATACCCTCTATGCGGAAAGTGGTCCTGTGATCGAAACGCCGTTGGCTGCCATGGCAAGTATACAGGAGCTTTGTCTGCAATATTGGAATGGGATATTGCGTGTATTCCCAGCTGTTCCGAGTAAATGGAGAGATCTCTCCTTTACCCATTTTTTAGCGGATGGGGGCAATTTGATTTCTGCACAACGTAAAAATGGAAATACAGTAGCTGTTGAAGTTAAAAGCCAATACGGTGGAACATTAAAACTAAAGCTCGGTATGCTTAACCCAATTGTTAAAATACATGGGAAGGGTACGTATACGAAACAGGAGGATGGCTTAATCAGGTTAGAACTCAATAAGGGAACTATAGTCGCTATCCGTGAAAGTAAATAA
- a CDS encoding Gfo/Idh/MocA family oxidoreductase produces the protein MKEQNSSRRDFIKKSVVGAAAFSIVPRFVLGGQGYLAPSDHLTKGVIGVGNMGRGHFGYAGTKTVAICDVDKSHLAAAQSDLGGGIKEYHDFRELIKSPEVDIVHIATPPHWHGLMSIEAAKAGKDIWCEKPMTRTIGEGKKVKEAIAQHGNMFRLNTWFRFKDDFYGMNVPVSKIKKLVDTGMLGWPLKVTISKHTGFDWKFYWVGKENLPEEQVPAELDYEFWLGPAPYKPYNKHRVHTTFRGYWDYDGGGLGDMGQHYMDPVQYFLGKDNESPVSVDVDAPQQHPDAVGTWRRITFTYADGCQIILDGEAKDEKAAYIEGPKGKLYKGFASDIPDLERKLAQYPEPAPQITDFLESVRTREKFALNEINGHRSCTLVNMGLAALRLNRSLKYDSQNEKFIDDDAANRLIHQPMRGPWSI, from the coding sequence ATGAAAGAACAGAATTCATCAAGGCGTGATTTCATTAAAAAATCAGTGGTAGGTGCTGCAGCATTTTCTATTGTACCACGCTTTGTACTTGGAGGCCAAGGCTATCTTGCTCCGAGTGATCATCTAACCAAAGGAGTAATTGGCGTCGGAAATATGGGCCGTGGACACTTCGGCTATGCCGGAACAAAAACAGTTGCCATTTGTGACGTTGACAAAAGCCATCTTGCGGCTGCACAAAGTGACCTGGGTGGCGGCATAAAAGAATACCATGATTTTAGAGAATTAATCAAATCTCCAGAAGTAGATATTGTCCACATTGCTACTCCGCCACACTGGCATGGTCTTATGTCTATAGAGGCTGCTAAAGCAGGAAAAGATATCTGGTGTGAAAAGCCAATGACGCGTACCATTGGTGAAGGTAAGAAAGTAAAAGAAGCCATTGCACAACACGGAAATATGTTCCGTCTGAACACTTGGTTTCGCTTCAAAGATGATTTTTATGGAATGAATGTACCTGTTAGTAAAATCAAAAAACTAGTAGATACAGGCATGTTGGGTTGGCCATTAAAAGTAACGATAAGTAAGCATACAGGATTTGACTGGAAATTCTATTGGGTAGGAAAAGAAAACCTACCAGAAGAACAAGTGCCTGCGGAATTAGACTACGAATTTTGGTTGGGTCCAGCACCATATAAACCTTACAATAAACATCGCGTACACACGACTTTTAGAGGCTATTGGGATTATGATGGCGGAGGATTAGGTGATATGGGCCAACATTATATGGATCCAGTGCAATATTTCTTAGGTAAGGACAATGAAAGCCCAGTGAGTGTAGATGTGGATGCGCCGCAGCAACACCCAGATGCCGTTGGTACCTGGAGACGCATTACTTTCACTTATGCTGATGGTTGTCAGATCATTTTAGATGGCGAGGCCAAAGATGAAAAAGCGGCTTATATTGAAGGACCTAAAGGTAAATTATATAAAGGATTTGCATCGGATATTCCTGATCTGGAAAGAAAACTGGCACAATACCCTGAGCCGGCTCCGCAAATCACTGACTTTTTGGAATCTGTCCGGACACGCGAAAAATTTGCCCTCAATGAAATAAATGGACACCGCTCCTGTACATTGGTTAATATGGGATTAGCAGCACTGCGCCTCAACCGCTCATTAAAATACGATTCTCAAAATGAGAAATTTATTGATGATGATGCTGCAAATCGTTTAATTCACCAACCAATGAGAGGTCCTTGGTCTATCTAA
- a CDS encoding family 16 glycoside hydrolase: MKKIFNSLAVLLLISSASYAQQPQNRTTATKIADVLAQQPAEEKEKFLLAMHELEGFSSDDIVAFLKGLKAPGSNNAPIEFAANSYSFYVNQPGKEQQKKVFVEGLAKSIAQLSEPTNQVFALRLLRQCADNSAISAVANCLTNDNLADAAARTLVSIRTNESATALEKALAASTTEKNAIAIVTALGDLKVANAENAILDFTKKYNSDAFQRTALIALSKIGGTASASLFQNKLNDAAYSYDKFDAVGLGIDYAQSLIDNKHDQDAIKFLNKFFQESQKAKSINGQFASLKLLAAIDPSKQQKNLLSAVKSDNGAYRNLALQLLGKYGKGSDAKSLLALASKGTPEVQESVLNYLAHNGSASSLKAIQALVGKTTSPVTKLAGLSAINTLSQGKETNTLIQAFDADQEFNNSVKALILSSKDANVINDVNTALASVDDSKKVQLLDILSKRSNNASSKAVLAIKTTNPTVEEAINKALPNVAQESDLEELFNRLNNTTDPKSAALLQKAVVNVIQSSPNAKGLTGKLAANISKSAAPSTAKYFPIFAGLGDDQSLQAVGNYLNNNNPELRAAAITSLSSWSSANALPKLVSLSRTEKDDNLFNTVYRGLIKSISSSANTADQKTLLLRDAFSVAKTAEQKKAALSALQPTGTYQAFIFAADKMADSQLGEAAANTAMNIAMDNKYYGSKVREVLERVIGKLSGSESGYLKEAVVRYLSEMPVKEGYVSLFNGKDLSGWKGLVADPIKRGKMNAKTLATEQAKADEIMRKGWSASNGEIVFSGKGDNLATIKQYGDFEMLVDWKLENYGGIEGDAGIYLRGTPQVQIWDIANTRVGAQVGSGGLYNNQKNESKPLKVADNATGEWNTFKIKMVDDKVTVWLNGQLVTDNIPLENYWDRNQSIFPTEQIELQAHGSVVYYRDLFIKEFPRKQIFKISDQEKKDGFEVLFDGTNLDKWTENKAYIINDEGYIWVYPNAKFGGNLYTKEEYSDFIYRFDFKLTPGANNGVGIRAPLEGDAAYEAMEIQVLDNDADVYKDLKPYQYHGSIYGVVTAKRGYLKPLGEWNSEEIYVKGSRVKVTLNGTVIVDADIAEASKNGTLDGKEHPGLKRTSGHLGFLGHGTEVFFKDIRVKKLK, translated from the coding sequence ATGAAAAAGATATTTAATTCGCTGGCTGTATTGCTTCTCATCTCGAGCGCCTCATATGCCCAGCAACCGCAAAATAGAACCACAGCTACCAAAATAGCTGATGTGCTGGCTCAGCAACCCGCAGAGGAAAAAGAAAAGTTCCTGCTCGCCATGCATGAGCTGGAAGGATTTTCTTCCGATGACATCGTTGCTTTCCTTAAAGGTCTAAAAGCACCAGGAAGTAATAATGCTCCAATTGAATTTGCTGCCAACAGCTATTCTTTTTATGTAAATCAACCTGGCAAAGAACAGCAAAAAAAAGTATTTGTTGAAGGTCTAGCAAAATCCATCGCACAACTGAGCGAGCCTACAAATCAAGTTTTCGCTTTACGTTTACTCCGCCAGTGCGCAGATAACTCTGCAATCTCAGCTGTGGCAAATTGTTTAACGAACGATAATCTAGCTGATGCAGCCGCAAGAACTTTGGTCTCTATCCGTACCAACGAGTCAGCTACGGCCTTGGAAAAAGCACTAGCAGCTTCTACGACCGAAAAAAACGCAATCGCTATTGTTACAGCACTAGGCGATTTAAAGGTTGCAAATGCGGAAAACGCTATTTTGGATTTCACCAAAAAATATAACTCCGATGCATTCCAACGCACTGCATTGATCGCACTAAGTAAAATTGGCGGTACAGCCTCGGCTTCTTTATTCCAAAACAAATTGAACGATGCGGCATACAGTTACGATAAATTTGATGCTGTCGGACTAGGTATTGACTATGCGCAATCGTTGATCGACAATAAGCATGATCAAGATGCGATCAAATTCCTGAATAAATTCTTCCAGGAGTCGCAAAAAGCAAAATCCATCAACGGACAATTTGCTTCATTGAAATTATTGGCTGCCATCGATCCAAGTAAGCAACAAAAAAATCTACTGTCTGCTGTAAAGAGTGATAATGGTGCATACCGCAACCTTGCCTTGCAATTGCTCGGTAAATATGGTAAAGGCAGTGATGCGAAAAGCCTGCTCGCTCTAGCGAGTAAGGGTACACCAGAGGTACAGGAAAGTGTCCTAAACTATCTCGCACATAACGGTTCCGCGAGTAGTTTAAAAGCAATCCAAGCCTTGGTTGGCAAAACGACTTCGCCAGTTACAAAATTAGCAGGATTAAGCGCGATCAACACACTTTCACAAGGAAAAGAGACCAATACCCTAATACAGGCCTTTGATGCGGATCAAGAATTCAACAATTCTGTTAAGGCCCTTATCCTGTCTTCAAAGGATGCTAATGTGATCAATGATGTCAATACTGCACTCGCTTCTGTCGATGACAGCAAAAAAGTTCAGTTATTGGATATATTGAGCAAACGCTCCAATAATGCTTCTTCAAAAGCTGTTCTGGCGATTAAAACAACAAATCCAACAGTAGAGGAAGCGATAAATAAAGCTTTACCCAATGTTGCTCAAGAATCCGATCTTGAAGAACTTTTCAATAGACTGAACAATACAACTGATCCAAAATCGGCAGCGTTATTGCAGAAAGCAGTTGTCAATGTTATTCAATCAAGTCCTAATGCAAAAGGATTAACAGGGAAATTAGCTGCAAATATCTCAAAATCAGCCGCTCCGAGTACTGCAAAATATTTTCCTATTTTTGCTGGACTTGGTGACGATCAATCGTTACAAGCAGTCGGCAATTACCTAAATAATAATAATCCGGAGTTAAGGGCTGCAGCCATTACATCGTTGTCAAGTTGGTCATCCGCTAATGCACTTCCTAAACTGGTATCCTTATCAAGAACAGAAAAAGATGACAACTTATTCAATACTGTTTACAGAGGATTAATCAAATCTATTTCATCTTCGGCTAATACGGCTGATCAAAAAACACTTTTATTGCGTGACGCATTTAGTGTTGCAAAAACAGCAGAACAGAAGAAAGCTGCACTTTCTGCCCTTCAACCAACAGGTACTTATCAAGCTTTTATTTTTGCTGCGGATAAAATGGCTGATTCACAGCTGGGAGAAGCCGCTGCCAATACAGCCATGAATATTGCCATGGACAATAAATACTATGGTAGCAAAGTCAGAGAAGTACTAGAACGGGTAATTGGCAAACTTTCCGGTAGCGAGAGTGGTTACCTGAAAGAAGCTGTTGTTCGTTATCTTTCTGAAATGCCAGTAAAAGAGGGTTATGTATCACTTTTCAATGGTAAGGACCTTAGCGGCTGGAAAGGATTAGTCGCTGATCCAATAAAACGAGGTAAAATGAACGCCAAAACGCTGGCAACCGAACAAGCGAAAGCAGATGAGATCATGCGCAAGGGTTGGTCTGCCTCAAATGGAGAAATTGTTTTTAGCGGAAAAGGAGATAATCTGGCTACCATAAAACAATATGGAGATTTTGAGATGCTTGTAGACTGGAAATTGGAGAACTATGGTGGTATAGAGGGTGATGCCGGTATTTACTTGAGAGGCACTCCACAAGTACAAATTTGGGATATCGCCAACACGAGAGTTGGTGCTCAAGTAGGCTCAGGAGGATTGTACAACAACCAAAAAAACGAAAGCAAACCGCTCAAGGTCGCTGACAATGCTACTGGTGAATGGAATACGTTTAAAATCAAAATGGTTGACGATAAAGTCACAGTTTGGTTAAATGGTCAACTGGTCACCGATAATATTCCACTGGAAAATTATTGGGACAGAAATCAATCCATTTTCCCAACAGAGCAGATCGAACTCCAAGCTCATGGGTCAGTTGTTTACTACAGAGATCTTTTCATCAAGGAATTCCCTAGAAAGCAGATCTTCAAAATAAGCGACCAAGAGAAAAAAGATGGTTTTGAAGTGCTATTTGACGGAACAAATCTGGACAAATGGACTGAAAACAAAGCATACATCATCAATGATGAAGGTTATATCTGGGTATACCCTAATGCTAAATTTGGCGGAAACTTGTATACAAAAGAAGAGTACTCAGATTTTATCTATCGCTTTGACTTCAAATTGACACCAGGAGCTAACAATGGTGTCGGGATACGTGCCCCATTAGAAGGTGATGCGGCTTATGAAGCCATGGAAATCCAAGTTCTTGATAATGATGCCGATGTCTATAAAGATTTAAAACCTTATCAATATCATGGCTCAATCTATGGTGTAGTAACGGCTAAAAGGGGTTACTTAAAACCATTAGGTGAGTGGAACTCCGAAGAAATCTATGTAAAAGGCAGCCGTGTTAAGGTAACATTGAACGGTACTGTCATTGTCGATGCTGATATTGCGGAAGCTAGTAAAAATGGTACGTTGGATGGTAAAGAGCATCCAGGTTTAAAACGTACAAGTGGCCACCTTGGTTTCTTGGGACATGGAACTGAAGTATTCTTCAAAGACATTCGAGTAAAAAAACTCAAATAG
- a CDS encoding ROK family protein: MTKAVNLLINKKLDSKPEKKNLFNKLSIIKLIAELGSVSVNDIVKNLSLSLPTVNSLIAELLEDNIVRQFDKGESIGGRKPNLYRLCDGLFQVLCIELQRFSITMSIMDNNQNIVAETVELDNELSRNADNLYDITQIIDQYLLEKLVDTENLTGLIISMPGLINAEEGTNETFLHDTSQSITAYFENKYRKPVYILNDVKGAAYAELKFGLAKNTRNSLIILMDWGIGLGIVSNGEVYLGRDGYSGEVGHMPFIDNGELCYCGKRGCLETVASGIALVNNAKQEIQKGELTKLNELHKEELDHLTPTHVIEAANKGDQFAINQISKLGTNLGKAFASLIQLLNPELIVLGGKIAKANELITIPIQQAINSYTMAILKEHCDIKVSSLNLDSNTIGLTNYFITKYLSVELLRKSKI, encoded by the coding sequence ATGACAAAAGCCGTAAACTTACTGATTAACAAAAAATTGGATAGTAAACCCGAAAAGAAAAATCTATTCAATAAACTTTCTATTATCAAATTAATAGCCGAATTAGGATCTGTATCAGTAAACGACATTGTAAAAAATCTCTCCCTAAGCCTTCCTACGGTCAACAGCCTGATTGCTGAACTATTGGAGGACAATATTGTCCGTCAATTTGACAAGGGAGAATCTATCGGTGGTCGCAAACCAAACCTATATCGGCTGTGTGATGGGTTATTTCAAGTGTTATGTATCGAGTTGCAGCGCTTCTCCATTACAATGAGTATCATGGACAACAATCAAAATATAGTTGCTGAAACTGTAGAACTTGATAATGAATTATCACGCAATGCCGATAATCTCTACGATATTACGCAGATTATCGATCAATATTTATTGGAAAAATTAGTAGATACGGAAAATTTAACCGGACTAATCATTAGCATGCCTGGCCTAATCAACGCTGAGGAGGGAACTAATGAAACATTTCTGCATGACACATCGCAATCTATTACAGCTTACTTCGAGAACAAATACAGAAAACCTGTTTATATCCTCAATGACGTAAAAGGCGCCGCATATGCAGAACTAAAATTTGGTTTGGCCAAAAACACGAGAAATAGCCTCATTATTTTAATGGATTGGGGAATAGGTCTTGGAATAGTTTCCAATGGTGAAGTTTATCTCGGACGGGATGGTTATTCCGGCGAGGTGGGCCATATGCCATTTATTGATAATGGTGAATTGTGTTATTGTGGAAAAAGAGGTTGTCTTGAAACAGTGGCTTCGGGAATTGCCTTGGTCAACAATGCAAAACAGGAGATCCAAAAAGGTGAACTTACCAAGCTCAATGAATTACATAAGGAGGAATTAGATCACCTAACACCAACTCATGTAATCGAGGCGGCTAATAAAGGTGATCAATTTGCCATAAACCAAATTTCTAAATTGGGTACAAATCTAGGTAAAGCTTTCGCTTCCCTGATCCAGCTGCTCAATCCAGAACTTATTGTACTTGGAGGCAAAATCGCCAAAGCCAATGAATTAATTACGATCCCGATACAACAGGCGATCAATTCATATACAATGGCGATATTAAAAGAACATTGCGATATAAAAGTATCGAGCTTAAACCTGGACAGTAATACGATCGGTTTGACAAATTATTTTATCACAAAGTATTTGTCTGTCGAATTGCTCAGGAAATCTAAAATCTAA
- a CDS encoding CoA-binding protein, translating into MKKTLILGASTNPSRYSNKAANMLRKHGHDIVNIGLSGGEVAGEPIEKKGEVHTDIDTVTMYLGVQNQKEYYNYILATKPKRIIFNPGAENAELEQLAMENGIKTERACTLVLLSTGQF; encoded by the coding sequence ATGAAAAAGACATTAATCTTAGGCGCCAGTACGAACCCTTCGCGTTATTCAAATAAAGCAGCGAATATGCTCCGTAAGCACGGACATGATATTGTTAACATCGGTTTGAGCGGTGGAGAGGTGGCTGGTGAGCCCATCGAGAAGAAAGGTGAAGTGCATACTGATATAGACACAGTGACCATGTATCTTGGAGTGCAGAATCAAAAGGAGTATTATAACTATATTTTGGCTACAAAACCAAAACGTATAATCTTTAATCCAGGGGCTGAGAATGCTGAGTTAGAGCAGTTGGCTATGGAGAATGGTATTAAAACTGAAAGAGCCTGTACTCTGGTATTATTGAGCACAGGTCAGTTTTAG
- a CDS encoding serine hydrolase, with the protein MAALLFVSTIACSSKEKKQKEAAIAQAKIDSTRLIYNPQDADPKIDAFMKNLHSKAAFNGNVLVAKDGKILYQNTFGWANYLKRDSLAIDDKFELASVTKPITAVGILKLVEAGKLRLDQTINDFYPDFPYPGITIKMLLTHRSGLPNYVYFSEDHWPDRKKGMTNQDVMKMLTEFKPNRYGAPGGRFFYNNSNFMVLGAIIEKVSKQDYATYMKDSVFNVAGMTNTAALSKAVYDKIPTNVIGHDKVWRRSVVQNFQDGPLGDKGVYSTVRDLYRFDLALRDGRLLKQSTLDSAYRGYPDAKKGIFSYGYGWRTFEHGNDHIVYHTGWWHGFRHIYVRDLKRNIVIVLLSNMTNGSLVKLDELYKILGMPVLRKNAYSTHGDFIIDE; encoded by the coding sequence ATGGCAGCTCTTTTGTTCGTATCTACAATCGCTTGTAGTTCAAAAGAGAAAAAACAAAAAGAGGCGGCGATAGCACAAGCAAAAATAGATAGTACAAGACTTATTTACAATCCCCAGGATGCAGATCCAAAGATTGACGCCTTTATGAAAAACTTACATTCAAAGGCTGCATTCAATGGAAACGTGCTAGTGGCTAAGGATGGAAAAATTCTATATCAAAATACTTTTGGCTGGGCCAATTACCTGAAGCGCGATAGCTTGGCAATTGATGATAAATTTGAACTGGCTTCAGTCACCAAACCAATAACGGCTGTAGGTATATTGAAGTTGGTCGAAGCGGGAAAATTACGTCTGGATCAGACGATCAATGATTTTTATCCTGATTTTCCGTACCCCGGTATTACTATTAAAATGCTATTGACCCACCGCTCAGGTTTACCTAACTATGTCTATTTTTCAGAAGACCACTGGCCTGATCGAAAAAAAGGAATGACGAATCAGGATGTTATGAAAATGCTGACCGAATTTAAACCGAATAGATATGGTGCTCCGGGTGGTCGTTTTTTCTATAATAATTCCAACTTTATGGTTTTAGGAGCTATTATCGAAAAGGTGTCGAAGCAGGATTATGCGACCTATATGAAAGATAGTGTCTTCAATGTTGCAGGTATGACGAATACCGCCGCGTTGTCTAAGGCTGTCTACGATAAGATTCCAACCAACGTTATAGGTCATGATAAGGTATGGCGCAGATCTGTTGTACAGAATTTTCAAGATGGCCCATTGGGAGACAAGGGAGTTTACAGTACAGTACGCGATTTATACCGCTTTGATCTGGCATTGCGGGATGGACGATTATTGAAGCAATCAACCTTGGATTCGGCTTATCGTGGCTATCCAGACGCAAAAAAGGGTATTTTTAGTTACGGCTATGGATGGCGGACATTTGAACATGGAAACGATCATATTGTCTATCATACGGGATGGTGGCACGGTTTTCGTCACATATATGTACGGGATCTGAAAAGGAATATTGTGATTGTTCTACTTTCCAATATGACAAATGGTAGCTTGGTGAAATTGGATGAACTTTATAAAATTTTGGGAATGCCAGTTTTACGTAAGAACGCCTATAGTACCCATGGCGATTTTATTATTGATGAATAG